Part of the Candidatus Cloacimonadota bacterium genome, GTTGCTCGACTTCTATTCCTATAGGAATTTCCCAATTTTGATGAATTGTTATTTCTTCATATTCTCCATTATTTTTCAAAATCCTGAAATGGAGGATTTCATCTGCAGAATAAAATTGGAAGTCGAGAAAATCGTCGATTGGGTGGTTGTTTATTTTTGTTATTTTATCGTTTTTTTGAAGATGGTGATCTTCTGCTAAACTGTTTTCTTGGATGGAGAGAATTTTAACCGACATAGTTTATCATTGAGTTAGACTGATGAAAACTTGCCAGATTTTTTAAATTCAAAGTGATTCTTTTTCATTTCAGTAACTAAAGGAATTCTCTTCGATTTTTTTAATGAAGAAGCATTTTCAAAATACAATTTCTTTTCCAATTGTGCTCCCAAATAAAATTTTGGAGCAAAAAAATTATTCACTCAATTCTTTCAATCTTGCCAATCTTTCCGGTTCATTATCTGCTAACCATTGATCTTGGGAAAGATATTCATAAGCCAGCCCAAAATATTTTTTTGCTTCCTCTTCCTGTTCTTTCAATAAATAGATTTCTGCTAATTCTTCGAAAATATAACCATCCTGCCCTAATTGCTGTTCTTCGTATTCCTTTTCCAGAGCTAATTGAATCTCAAGTGCTTCATCCAATTTTCCAAGTGAGCGAAAAGTTCTGGCAACAGTCCATTTGGCGATCATGGTTCCATGCTCATCCTTGATTTCTTCCCGCCATTTCCGACCTTTCTGGAAAAGTTCCAGAGCTTTTTCATATTCTTCCAAGTCGTGATAAGTCCAGCCAATATTATTGTAAAGAGGTCCGAGCCAACCTTTTGCTCTCTTATCTTCAGTTTTTTCACACAACTCGAGTGCTTTCAAATTCCAGTCCAATTGTTTTTCCGGAGGTTCGACAATTCCCATCATATGAGCTGCATCGATTGCATACAGATCAAGTTTGTTTGTAATACCAAAATCCCAGGCTTTCAGGAACAAAAGTTTTGCTTTTTCCGGAAATCCTGATGATCTGAAAGTTCTTCCCCTTTCTAATAAATATCTGATCTTTGCAGTTTTTGTATTATCCGTTAAAAGAGAATCGACTTCATTCAGAGTTTTATGAGCATCTTCAAATTTTCGTTGCAGACCTTGAGTGCGTGCAATTTGAGTTAATAATTGCAGGTAATAATCTGTATTTCCGGAGCTTTTAATTTCGGGAACTAATGCTCTGAACTTTATTTCTGTGGAATCAGGATACTGATAATCCCAGAGAGCATCGATGTTTGGGAGTTCTGATTCTTCTTGTTTTTCCGTTTTTTGCTTGGAACATCCACTGAAAATTAAAATTAACAGGAAAAATATTAATATGGTTCTTTTCATTCAGGATGTTCATCTTTATTTAGAAAAGCCTTCATCAAATTAATCGGTACCGGAAAAACTATCGTAGAATTTTTTTCAGTTGAAATTTCCGTTAGAGTCTGCAAAAATCTTAATTGAATAGAAGCGGTGTTTTTACTCAAAACATCGGCAGCTTCGGCAAGTTTTGAAGAAGCTTGAAATTCTCCTTCAGCATGAATGACTTTTGCTCTTCTTTCTCTTTCTGCTTCTGCCTGTTTTGCCATTGCTCGCTGCATCGTTGCCGGAAGTTCCACATCTTTAACTTCCACCACACTGACTTTTATTCCCCATGGATCTGTCTGTTCATCAATGACCTGCTGTAATTCCTGACTTATCTTTTCTCTTTGGGAAAGCAGTTCGTCCAGTTCGGATTTTCCTAAAATATTACGAAGAG contains:
- a CDS encoding slipin family protein, which codes for MEFVIFKTYYIIGIIVMLLLIKAIKIIREYERAVVFRLGKFQKVRGPGLIILIPFIDKMVKVELRTVTLDVPPQDIITRDNVPVKVNAVVYFKIVNPEDAIVKIENYKTATSQIAQTTLRNILGKSELDELLSQREKISQELQQVIDEQTDPWGIKVSVVEVKDVELPATMQRAMAKQAEAERERRAKVIHAEGEFQASSKLAEAADVLSKNTASIQLRFLQTLTEISTEKNSTIVFPVPINLMKAFLNKDEHPE
- a CDS encoding tetratricopeptide repeat protein → MKRTILIFFLLILIFSGCSKQKTEKQEESELPNIDALWDYQYPDSTEIKFRALVPEIKSSGNTDYYLQLLTQIARTQGLQRKFEDAHKTLNEVDSLLTDNTKTAKIRYLLERGRTFRSSGFPEKAKLLFLKAWDFGITNKLDLYAIDAAHMMGIVEPPEKQLDWNLKALELCEKTEDKRAKGWLGPLYNNIGWTYHDLEEYEKALELFQKGRKWREEIKDEHGTMIAKWTVARTFRSLGKLDEALEIQLALEKEYEEQQLGQDGYIFEELAEIYLLKEQEEEAKKYFGLAYEYLSQDQWLADNEPERLARLKELSE